One genomic window of Tatumella citrea includes the following:
- a CDS encoding single-stranded DNA-binding protein — MASRGVNKVILVGNLGQDPEIRYMPNGGAVANITLATSESWRDKQTGENKEITEWHRVVLFGKLAEVAGEYLRKGSQVYIEGQLRTRKWQDQGGQDRYTTEVVVNVGGTMQMLGGRQQGGNGGAPAGGQNNNGWGQPQQPQGGNQFSGGGSAPAARPQQNSAPASSEPPMDFDDDIPF, encoded by the coding sequence ATGGCCAGTCGCGGCGTAAACAAAGTAATTCTTGTCGGGAATCTGGGGCAGGACCCGGAAATCCGTTATATGCCAAATGGTGGTGCGGTTGCCAACATTACACTGGCCACGTCGGAAAGCTGGCGTGATAAGCAGACTGGTGAGAACAAAGAGATCACCGAATGGCACCGTGTGGTTCTGTTCGGCAAACTGGCCGAAGTTGCCGGTGAATATCTGCGTAAAGGTTCTCAGGTATATATCGAAGGTCAGCTGCGTACCCGCAAATGGCAGGATCAGGGTGGACAGGATCGTTACACTACCGAAGTTGTGGTTAACGTAGGTGGCACCATGCAAATGCTGGGCGGCCGTCAGCAGGGTGGTAACGGCGGCGCTCCGGCTGGCGGACAGAACAACAATGGCTGGGGCCAGCCACAGCAGCCTCAGGGCGGCAACCAGTTCAGCGGCGGCGGCAGTGCTCCGGCAGCACGCCCTCAGCAGAACAGTGCACCGGCCAGCAGCGAACCACCAATGGATTTCGATGACGATATCCCGTTCTGA
- a CDS encoding integrase, with translation MSDGRSNRKTKVVPFVDRLERDRNENLKSLVSKAKLMKLVGFESVVWDDPEWQVEAGRLVKLTGKNTKSASFGFSLSPKLGAESLDGCWELAAKALFVLRFHRKHQSTPNQRNFITAIGYVSFAAKQIGQELARLTPESLDNACVLISKHYSDTTAYNLHKHVAEFAAHCDANGLCRVLLQYKYAKMKRPASTGGISHKRLDDPVVLETKSDKLVDPAVFRVIGELYSKVPKDHKYRFYILMLTLLVCTGRRFSEISLLPNQQLSFDDEGNRYIEYFPRKASRGDAFTPKRRLYLPSEVTLIVRDVLVELEEITYQARSTAEEMHKVGGPDIRFLDTIQEGEKLYAADLKELGISHTVLGATGWLRKRNLTWPDHSALTKRGIKPANPIFFTYKSGLVEYCCRNCSEEYLSAFHTDQFGKEYYLQDLLFIRPLGLSSGSYAHWMATSCTQSMFTTFLRYFPELAAEYASSRIEVDFTSHHFRHTLNTLLDEGGLSDLLQTEWFGRTNPRDTKAYQHTSREKRALMLREDIKKGLVGGLLVEQIKVIPLEVQDAILKARIQAVHDVGTGICIHNFSQTPCERHLQCSADCKDYVWVKDDKGRLDDQKRQYAMAALARKNAEKQLISNKPKKSADWLAHNDKKLKTLAVQLADNGVEHFDPEKYLNEVEHG, from the coding sequence ATGTCTGATGGTCGCTCTAATCGCAAGACTAAGGTCGTCCCTTTCGTCGATCGTCTTGAGCGTGACAGGAATGAAAACCTCAAATCTTTAGTCAGCAAAGCAAAGCTAATGAAGCTAGTAGGGTTTGAGTCGGTTGTTTGGGATGACCCCGAGTGGCAAGTCGAAGCAGGTCGCCTGGTCAAGTTGACTGGTAAAAACACGAAATCAGCGTCTTTTGGTTTTTCGCTATCCCCGAAGCTAGGCGCTGAGTCACTAGACGGTTGCTGGGAGCTGGCTGCCAAAGCGCTATTCGTTCTCAGGTTCCACAGAAAGCATCAATCAACACCCAATCAGCGTAATTTCATTACCGCTATTGGATATGTTTCATTTGCTGCGAAACAGATCGGTCAAGAGCTGGCCAGACTGACGCCAGAGTCGCTGGATAATGCGTGCGTGCTAATTTCGAAACACTACAGTGATACTACCGCCTATAACCTACACAAGCATGTTGCAGAGTTCGCGGCACACTGTGATGCCAATGGCTTATGCAGAGTTTTATTACAGTACAAATACGCCAAAATGAAGCGTCCTGCTAGTACCGGAGGTATAAGCCATAAAAGGTTAGATGATCCTGTGGTTCTGGAGACGAAGTCGGACAAGCTAGTCGATCCCGCGGTGTTTCGAGTCATTGGCGAACTTTACTCAAAGGTTCCCAAAGATCATAAGTATCGTTTCTATATTCTGATGTTGACGTTACTTGTTTGTACAGGAAGGCGATTCAGTGAGATTTCACTTCTACCCAATCAGCAATTGTCTTTTGATGATGAAGGTAACCGCTATATCGAATACTTCCCGCGAAAAGCAAGTCGTGGAGATGCTTTCACTCCAAAGCGCAGGCTTTATTTACCGTCCGAAGTGACTCTCATCGTCAGAGATGTGCTCGTCGAGTTAGAGGAAATCACATATCAAGCGCGTTCAACAGCGGAAGAAATGCACAAAGTTGGTGGGCCTGACATTAGGTTTTTGGATACCATACAGGAAGGTGAAAAGCTATATGCGGCTGATTTAAAAGAATTGGGGATCAGTCATACTGTTTTGGGGGCTACTGGCTGGCTCAGGAAGCGAAACCTCACGTGGCCAGATCATAGTGCGTTAACTAAGCGGGGAATTAAGCCTGCAAACCCGATATTTTTCACTTATAAAAGTGGATTGGTTGAATACTGTTGCCGTAATTGCTCGGAAGAATATCTATCGGCTTTCCATACGGACCAATTTGGAAAAGAATACTATCTACAAGATCTTTTATTCATTCGACCACTTGGGCTTTCTAGTGGGAGCTATGCTCATTGGATGGCCACAAGCTGTACTCAGTCCATGTTTACTACCTTTCTCCGCTATTTCCCTGAGCTTGCCGCTGAATATGCATCCAGCCGTATCGAGGTAGATTTTACCAGTCATCATTTCCGTCACACGCTCAATACCCTGCTTGATGAAGGTGGATTAAGTGATCTACTGCAAACCGAATGGTTTGGTCGAACCAACCCAAGAGACACCAAAGCCTATCAGCATACATCCCGTGAAAAACGTGCACTGATGCTCCGTGAAGATATCAAAAAAGGCTTGGTTGGTGGTCTGTTAGTTGAGCAAATCAAAGTAATTCCGTTAGAAGTACAGGACGCTATTCTGAAAGCGCGAATTCAGGCAGTACATGATGTTGGTACGGGTATCTGTATCCACAATTTCTCACAAACACCCTGCGAGCGGCATTTGCAATGTTCGGCAGATTGCAAAGACTATGTGTGGGTAAAAGATGATAAGGGGCGATTGGATGATCAAAAGCGCCAATACGCAATGGCCGCGCTAGCCAGAAAAAATGCTGAGAAACAATTAATTAGCAACAAGCCCAAAAAGAGCGCAGATTGGTTAGCTCATAACGATAAAAAACTCAAAACTCTGGCTGTGCAACTGGCTGATAACGGGGTGGAACACTTTGATCCCGAAAAATATTTAAACGAGGTAGAGCATGGTTAA
- a CDS encoding tyrosine-type recombinase/integrase, translated as MNTRLSKTQAVGQFWSEIEILITREGKEVDISGDIWRLPYSTRDNSTLNFTKIINSEIRESFKGHVADRLKRISTHAGYAAYQDVWREVLRHWDNPAPQIDTESHLIDLFEIAINRARSQKRLWAMYRPIQWYIWNADNNPEYGFSEIYAQELEALELPGNPKGEAVRMEDPESGPLHKSLELPLLVNALKSDEGRSLEHLHQRVVVALSIAIGRNPANLTFLRESDFERLAPGGEDPCYIIRMPRIKKRFVNPRDDLLAEYLDPHFGVMIEQLIEISKLVPLSFADRAFVNPEERPLLINMNGNKAAILSKDLDNAFNLTSSDISRLLSAFVKRHNIISPLTGELMRVTPRRLRYTLATGLAAEGISKRELARILDHTDTQHVNVYFEMAARIVEHLDKAIAKGFSKYLNFFRGRLINSDEDAINGERDDKHLMFFDEQNPADQADIGVCGESSVCHLDPPYSCYLCPKFQPYQHANHEHVLECLLNGREERLKKYENARLGIQLDEVIAAVAQVAKLCEEGGHNV; from the coding sequence GTGAACACAAGATTATCGAAAACACAGGCCGTCGGGCAGTTTTGGTCTGAGATAGAGATATTAATTACCCGTGAAGGAAAGGAAGTTGATATATCCGGTGATATTTGGAGGTTGCCGTATTCAACGCGGGATAATTCAACCCTGAATTTCACTAAGATCATTAACTCCGAAATCAGAGAATCGTTCAAAGGTCATGTTGCCGACCGACTTAAGCGAATATCTACCCACGCGGGCTATGCAGCGTATCAGGATGTCTGGAGAGAGGTGCTGAGACATTGGGATAACCCAGCACCTCAAATTGATACAGAGTCGCACTTAATAGACCTGTTTGAAATTGCTATCAATCGTGCTCGTTCACAAAAAAGGTTATGGGCAATGTACAGGCCCATACAATGGTACATCTGGAACGCGGACAATAATCCAGAATATGGCTTTTCGGAAATTTATGCACAAGAACTCGAGGCCTTAGAGTTACCAGGGAACCCGAAAGGTGAAGCTGTTCGGATGGAAGATCCCGAAAGTGGTCCTCTGCACAAGTCTCTTGAACTACCTCTCTTAGTCAATGCACTTAAGTCGGATGAGGGGCGATCATTAGAACATTTGCATCAGAGGGTTGTGGTTGCTCTTTCCATAGCAATTGGTCGTAACCCGGCTAACCTAACATTTCTGCGTGAGTCTGATTTTGAACGGCTGGCTCCCGGAGGTGAGGACCCGTGCTACATCATTCGGATGCCGAGAATTAAAAAGCGATTTGTGAATCCAAGAGACGATCTTTTGGCTGAATATCTCGATCCACACTTTGGCGTCATGATCGAGCAGTTGATAGAAATCAGTAAGTTGGTGCCGTTGAGCTTTGCAGATAGGGCCTTTGTTAATCCGGAAGAGCGACCATTGCTAATTAATATGAATGGAAATAAAGCGGCCATTTTATCCAAAGATCTTGATAACGCATTTAATCTGACAAGCAGCGATATATCACGTTTACTCAGTGCGTTCGTAAAACGCCACAATATTATCTCACCGCTCACTGGTGAATTAATGCGCGTTACTCCAAGGCGGCTGCGCTACACCTTAGCAACAGGCTTGGCTGCAGAAGGAATCAGTAAGCGTGAGCTGGCCAGAATACTGGATCATACTGATACCCAGCACGTGAATGTCTATTTTGAGATGGCAGCCAGAATAGTTGAACACCTTGATAAGGCAATAGCGAAAGGATTCTCAAAGTACCTTAATTTTTTCAGAGGTAGATTAATCAATAGTGATGAAGACGCTATCAATGGTGAGCGAGATGACAAGCATCTAATGTTTTTCGATGAGCAAAACCCTGCTGATCAGGCTGATATTGGCGTGTGTGGCGAATCCAGTGTTTGCCACCTTGATCCACCTTACTCATGTTATTTGTGTCCCAAATTTCAGCCTTATCAGCACGCTAACCACGAGCATGTACTGGAATGCTTGCTGAATGGTCGTGAAGAGCGTTTAAAAAAGTACGAGAATGCGCGACTGGGCATACAGCTTGATGAGGTGATCGCAGCGGTCGCACAAGTAGCTAAACTCTGTGAAGAAGGGGGGCACAATGTCTGA
- a CDS encoding tyrosine-type recombinase/integrase translates to MKIELVTHKTGEQIPIMLDASGMPVVLPNEFILARRSLSTNTLVRNLRELSVLYRWLDKSSCDLSAKLLAQNSFNEAELKGGMVEALRIDQSNGRISAVAPNTFNQRLTTIRQFISWCMDVLTSQLPLSSLDYERLRERKSFLLNTLDGSFMSATPMRKSLRKGLNEAEVDFLLEVLHPETEQGFGRDSAVKFRNYVSVGLMLFCGLRPGELLSLRVEDIQVGAISAIKVERRPADPLDVRRPRPQIKRNGRVIPIENKQFAFALNEYIVTWREVLESKSQDESDYLILSDEGAPLSQSSITQFFQLLRSQYADHLPDNLTAKSLRHTFSSRLERVLRASGMDEQRRREALALLRGDSSLESQDTYIAQEVEEQAIKSLKRYQAEIMSER, encoded by the coding sequence ATGAAAATAGAGCTAGTCACACATAAGACGGGTGAGCAGATACCAATAATGCTGGATGCTTCTGGTATGCCAGTAGTTTTGCCCAATGAGTTTATCCTAGCCAGACGATCCCTCAGTACCAACACATTGGTTCGGAATTTGAGAGAGCTGTCAGTGCTCTATCGTTGGCTGGATAAATCAAGTTGTGATCTATCTGCGAAATTACTGGCTCAAAACTCATTCAACGAAGCTGAATTAAAAGGTGGTATGGTCGAAGCTTTAAGAATCGATCAGTCCAATGGACGTATAAGTGCCGTAGCGCCTAATACCTTTAATCAACGGCTAACAACTATCCGGCAATTTATCAGTTGGTGCATGGACGTACTGACTAGTCAGTTGCCCCTATCTTCCTTGGACTATGAGCGTTTAAGGGAGAGGAAGTCATTTTTGCTCAATACGTTGGATGGTAGCTTTATGTCTGCCACACCAATGAGAAAGAGTCTTCGAAAGGGCCTAAATGAGGCTGAAGTTGATTTCTTACTTGAGGTATTGCACCCCGAAACTGAGCAGGGTTTTGGACGAGATTCTGCTGTAAAGTTTAGAAATTATGTATCTGTTGGGCTGATGCTATTTTGTGGTTTAAGGCCTGGTGAGCTGCTTAGCCTCAGGGTAGAAGATATTCAGGTTGGTGCGATTTCGGCGATAAAGGTTGAACGTAGACCAGCGGATCCGCTAGATGTAAGGCGACCCAGGCCTCAAATAAAGCGTAATGGTCGAGTCATTCCGATTGAAAATAAGCAATTTGCATTTGCTTTGAATGAGTACATTGTTACTTGGCGTGAAGTGCTTGAAAGTAAAAGCCAAGACGAATCAGATTATTTAATCTTGAGTGATGAGGGGGCGCCTTTATCACAATCCTCAATTACACAGTTTTTTCAATTGTTGCGATCGCAATACGCTGACCATCTTCCTGACAACTTAACGGCCAAGTCTCTTAGGCATACATTTTCATCTCGGCTTGAGCGGGTGTTGCGTGCTTCAGGAATGGATGAACAGCGCAGAAGAGAAGCGCTGGCCTTGCTGCGTGGCGATAGTAGTTTGGAATCGCAAGATACTTACATAGCCCAAGAAGTAGAAGAGCAGGCAATCAAGTCGTTGAAGCGTTACCAGGCTGAAATAATGTCAGAGAGGTAG